Genomic DNA from Candidatus Eisenbacteria bacterium:
CACGCGATCAAACCGGGGCGATACCTGGAGCCAATGAGCTTCGACTCCCCCCTACCGCCGGGCCGAGTTCGGTGGGTTGCGGATGTGGCCAGGACCTCCGAGATCAGGCCTGCAACATCGGAGTGCGGCCTGGCCAGTTCCGCCGAGCTCGAAGGGCTCCCGCTGACGGGATGGACCGTGGGGCCGGTCCAGCACTAGTGACGTGTGCGCGAAGCTGCGCTGTTACGTCAACACGTCTGCGATGTTGATCCCGTACTCGTCGGGATCCAGCGCGGAGACGATCGTCACGGCGTAGGCGCCGCTCACCTCGTCCCTCGCGCTCAGATCCACGACGGCGCCGCCCTGGACCGGCTTCCGGTCCTTGTCGGCCACCACCTGCACCCGCGGGCGGAAGATGTCGTGGGTGTTGTGGTGGGTCACGACGGCGATCTCGTTCGTGTCGAGCAGCACGCAGGTTCCCGCCGGATACATCCCCACGGTGTTGATGAAGGCCTTGAGGAGCAGCGGATCGAACTTGTCGCGGTTCTGCGCGATGATCTGGTGGAGCGCGGCGTAGGGCGGGAACGCGCTCTTCCGGTACGCGCGGTGCGCCGTCATCGCGTCGAAGCAGTCCACGATCGCGACGATCCGGCTGAAGAGGGACTGCTCCATGTGTCCCTCGAGCTGGGGATAGCCGCTCTTGTCGATGTTGATGTGGTGCTCGTAGGCGACGATCATCGAGCGGAGGGCGAGATCGTTGAGCCCTCGCATCCGCGCGATCATCTTCACACCCTGCACGGGGTGGTCGAGCATCAGCTTCCACTCCTCGGCCGTGAGCTTCCCCGGCTTGTTCAGGACCCAGGGCGGGATGGCCGCCTTCCCCAAATCGTGCAGCAGGGCGGCCACGCCCAGCTCTCCGAGCATCTTCTTCGAGAGACCGAGCCTCTGGCCGAGCGCGATGGACAGGATCGACACGTTCACGCAGTGCTGGAACGTGTATTCGTCGTGGTTCTTGATGGCGGTGAGCCCGAGGAGCGAGAACTCCTCCTCGAGGATGAGATCGACGATCGACTGGACGGCGCGCTTCGCCTTCCGGAGATCGACCGGCCGGTGGTCGCGCGCGCTCAGCATCACCGTGCGCGCGGACTCGATCGCGCGGTAGAAGCTCCGCTTCGCGGCCTTCCGGCTGTCGCGGACCTCCTCGGCGCTCACGGTCCCGTGCTGCGGCACGACGGTGCGGATCGGGACGAGGCGCTGCACCGAGAGCTTCCCGAGCGCGACGGAGAAGTCGTCGTACGGGTTGGCGGACTTCACGTCCACGTCCAGGAAGAGCCGGACGAACTTCTTCACCTCGGGCGGCGTGAGCTTTCCGACGAACGAGAACCCGCTCAGGTCGCGCACCCGGAACTCGTCGATCAGGAACTGATAGCTCGGATACGAGGACGCGTCCACGCGGAGCCGGTGCTGGTTCAGGTAGAGGAAGTCGCCCACCGCCTGGAGCTTGAAGTCCCCCTCGGCGGTCCACATCTGGTCCACCGTCTCGATGAAGTTGAGGAGCGGCCCCTGGAACGCGACGT
This window encodes:
- a CDS encoding HD-GYP domain-containing protein, with amino-acid sequence MSDVRTSSPTRQDEGASRVIIQGRNLAIQLCVLLKTARIHDVGNVAFQGPLLNFIETVDQMWTAEGDFKLQAVGDFLYLNQHRLRVDASSYPSYQFLIDEFRVRDLSGFSFVGKLTPPEVKKFVRLFLDVDVKSANPYDDFSVALGKLSVQRLVPIRTVVPQHGTVSAEEVRDSRKAAKRSFYRAIESARTVMLSARDHRPVDLRKAKRAVQSIVDLILEEEFSLLGLTAIKNHDEYTFQHCVNVSILSIALGQRLGLSKKMLGELGVAALLHDLGKAAIPPWVLNKPGKLTAEEWKLMLDHPVQGVKMIARMRGLNDLALRSMIVAYEHHINIDKSGYPQLEGHMEQSLFSRIVAIVDCFDAMTAHRAYRKSAFPPYAALHQIIAQNRDKFDPLLLKAFINTVGMYPAGTCVLLDTNEIAVVTHHNTHDIFRPRVQVVADKDRKPVQGGAVVDLSARDEVSGAYAVTIVSALDPDEYGINIADVLT